TGGCCACCTTTCATTCCTCCAAATAAAATCTTGGATAAAACAAGAAGACCTAATGACTCAGCAAAGCAGATTTCGCGCAATCCGAATATGGAAGGCATCAACCAGTTCCACAATAACATTACAACTCCACCTAGCGCTGTAATACCAATTGCAACAAGAACTGCAATTTTTATTCCTTTCAAAATATAATACCTTTTCATACTACACTATTTAGTTCTACAATTCATCATATAAATCCTTCAATCGGTTTCGTAAATGCAAAACAGCATATCGTTTTCTCGAAAGAAGTGTATTAACTCCTGCACCGGTGATTTCTGCAATTTCATTGAAGCTTTTGTCCTCGAGTTCATGCATAACAAAAACCTCTCGTTGTTCATCAGGCAATTCATCCAATGCTTCCATTACAGCCTCCATAATTAAATCATTGGTCATTACCGATTCGCCATCTTCACTATCACCTCTCAATAAATCCGAAAGAAAAAGAGAATCACCATCATCATCACGGTGCACCGCAATGCTTTCGAGCGAATCCGGACGTTTCTTTCGGTATCCGTCTGTGATTTTATTACGCGCAACTGTAAACAACCAGGAGGTTAATTGCTCAACAGGTTTCATCAAACGGTACGTCTCTACCAATTGGAAAAATACATCTTGTAAAATGTCTTCAGCTTCTTCATCATTGCGCACGCGGTCGCGAATGAAACGGAATAATCGTTTCCGTTCCTTTTTTACCGCTGCATCAATTTCATGATTTTGCTGTTCGGTCATTTCCAGTGCTATGTTTTCCGGCATGGTCATCTGAACTAACAGACGAACTCATGCGGTACGATATTTTAAAATTGAGTAAAAAAATATTAACCTCGTTAAATCCAGGAGTTTAGCGTTTCAAAATCGGGCAATTCCGCCATAAATCCGGGTTTTGCGCCTTCCGATACGCGTGCAAATACCTGCATCTTTCCATTCGTTAACAAAAGAAAGGGCACTTTTAATTTCATGTTATAAATCCAAACCTGATCAAAAACAGATTGGTCAATCACTACATCCGGAGCCTTACATTCCACGATCATCATCGGCTGATGCTCCTTCGAAAAATAGATCACATCGCAACGGCGATTTAAACCGTTTAATTCAATACCCGCCTCTACCGAAGTTAATCCCGCAGGGAAACCTTTTTCCTTTTGTAAGTAGGTTAAAACATGCTGACGAATCCATTCTTCGGGACTCAGCACAACCCATTTCTTACGGAATTCATCAAATATTTGTGGCTTAGCTCCTTCTGTGTTAATTTTGAAGGAATAAGCAGGATAAATCATTTCTTCTGCCATACTTGCGCTAAATTACGTTAAACATGAAAACAAAACCCGAAATAGTAGAAAACTGGTTACCCCGGTATACAGGGACACCAACTGATCAGTTTGGTAAATATATTTTGCTGACCAATTTTAACAACTACGTAAACATGTTCGCCAAGAAAATGAGCGTGGATGTAATGGGTCAGGATAAAGCCATGCCCAATGCCACCAAAGGTGATATTTCCATCATCAATTTTGGAATGGGAAGCGCCAATGCGGCAACCATTATGGATTTGCTGACTGCAGTACAACCAAAAGCAGTTTTATT
This window of the Flavobacteriales bacterium genome carries:
- a CDS encoding sigma-70 family RNA polymerase sigma factor → MPENIALEMTEQQNHEIDAAVKKERKRLFRFIRDRVRNDEEAEDILQDVFFQLVETYRLMKPVEQLTSWLFTVARNKITDGYRKKRPDSLESIAVHRDDDGDSLFLSDLLRGDSEDGESVMTNDLIMEAVMEALDELPDEQREVFVMHELEDKSFNEIAEITGAGVNTLLSRKRYAVLHLRNRLKDLYDEL
- a CDS encoding type I restriction enzyme HsdR N-terminal domain-containing protein, which encodes MAEEMIYPAYSFKINTEGAKPQIFDEFRKKWVVLSPEEWIRQHVLTYLQKEKGFPAGLTSVEAGIELNGLNRRCDVIYFSKEHQPMMIVECKAPDVVIDQSVFDQVWIYNMKLKVPFLLLTNGKMQVFARVSEGAKPGFMAELPDFETLNSWI